From Solanum lycopersicum chromosome 4, SLM_r2.1:
tataaattgtatCCATCAAagtgtgaaattaggtcttaggcctaactcacactccaaaagctagctcaaaagggaggaggattgcccaagccttataaagagtccacccatctcattactCACCGATatgagacttttgtcattctttaacacctcATCTCACGtcctctgataccatgtgaaattaggtcttaggcctaactcacaccccaaaagctagctcaaagggaggaggattgcccaagccttataaagagtccacccatctcattaatcaccgatatgggacttttgtcattctttaacaaaagTAATTTGGATTTCTTAAAAAACTATTTCGTGGAATGTAAGTTTATTTGCTAaaggataaaaattaaaaccaatttatttatatttaaaaaagttaaaaatcaaCCCATTGGGCAAAACGTGCAATAATAATTTTGCGTAGTTATAACTTATATACCAATTATGTGTTTTtacaaattcataaaaataaccAAACCTCTACTCTATCTTTATCTTGAAGGGTGATTTAAGTTACCTTACGAGTTAAAAGAAAATGTAGCAGGGTATCATAAACTCACTCACCATaaatttctccattttttttattaaaagtttcaatcatttggatcaaaataaaatatttcgaatagccaaaaaaaaaaagagttgaaaattaaattttctgaTCATTTTATTTACACGTACACCAATTTTTCTTGTGTTTGCTGTATAAATACTATTAGCAGACAAAGCAAGAACAatgtcacaattttttttttattacgaCAATACGgtaaaaattacaatatataatactttttatataatttatatatatatcaaatttgatCATGAAAGTTAGTTAAAATTTGATCCCTCGAAAAAGGAGACATCGCTATTATTTTGAagcaaattatattttttttaagaaacgtttaaaagaataaaaagccataaataatttgagACGTAGAGAGTACTATTTGTGGTGATGAAGAGCAACCGTTTTCTAGAGATGCGTAGGGTATTCTCCCTTTAAAGCAAACaatatttgttgtttattgtgTATTGTAATTAACCACAagacaaaaaatgaaaacaaaacacgtttttttttaaaaaaaaaattgttggatCCTACGCGGGAATACGACGTTGTTGACCAAACAGAAGAAACTTGGTAAATCACATAAAATTTGGGTTTTTGGAACCACGTCTCTAATTTCGTGTATTAATTTGTCGTGCAAATTACTTTTCCTTTGGATTATATTGGATTATATCTTTTGGAATAACAAACAACagtcaaaacaaaatatttcttgtggtgtgtgaaataaaaaaaaaaacaagaaaataaatactttCTTGCTTAAGAAGGAAAGGAACaccacaaaaaaagaaaaatcattttggtaagaattttattagaatacgttattttaaattttatcagaATATGTTATCTTTTTCttattgaataatatttaatgATCAGAAAATTTGATTAGATTTACATGATAGATAAAAAGTTACAACTATCTcatatattaaaagtaaattttaaaattttaaaaatatcaggTCTAATTCACACTCTAAAAATTagctcaaaatttcaaatcttataAGGAATCTACACATCTCATTAATTAGTGATATTagacttttatcattttttaacaCCTCACTTCACGTTCAGTGCTTAACATCTAGTCTCTTCAACAACGAGTGAAATGAGTCTTGCTATGATACTACTCCAAAAGCTAACTCAAAGAAAGGGAACTGTCCACCTAATTCAGCCACTCATTAACCAACAATGTAAAAATTTTATCATTCTTTAAtagattaatatattattactataaaaactcataaacatggaaattattttcaataaaatgaaaatcaaacCGTTTATTCCGGGCAAAGAGtaatttgtaaagaagaagaaaaaaaaagaatctgaATGGGAAAGAAGCTGCACGTTCTAGGGCCAgttaacaaattaattataatgtACTTACACGTTTACAACATAgtactttaatattttcttttcctttactCTTATCCCATTAAATAACAGCTGTCCCTTAGCCTGTCTTGTTTTCCAAAAAGGTTCAGTCTCTGATTGTGACTGACACAAAATTATATGTTACTGAAATATCATTTTAAGACgttaattacaaatttaaactattaatAATTCTAAAAGTTGGACATAATCGTTTTTATTTGTCCAATTTTGCAACACAAatgaacttttttaaaatagaaaagtatcttacatttttttttggctCTGGTCTGTGATTTTTGTGAGCAATTATTCTTCATGATTGTGGCAGTTCATAATGACTATGTTCTTGTTCCGacccattttttcaaaaaataaaataataactactcacttattattttttaaaataatactcaattcgttttaaaaagaatatatttatttattttttaatttatttcatcctttttttatatataatattttagctTTAACTTTTTACGTGGCATGTTtaaaatcacaagattaaaggacattttagtacatttaacataactttaattttgaaccataaaattaaaaaaaataaaattcttaaacTCCATAAAATTGAACTAGGTcaatctttttaaaatagagaataacCATAATATTATTCGATTCAAGCCAACTCATACATGGCTCAATTGATTTTACAGGTATTATGCTATATTccaccaaaaaatataaatattaagtaatattatttattaagacTTGATCAaagtaatattatataataagacttaaataataaaaataaattgactggtattttgagatattcaaatttgaaatctcAGTAATTTTAATTAGTCATTTCATTGATAATAGCCAATAGACTACGCCTTCAGATACAATTCACGCTCACAATTTCTGGGAGAGCTTATCTCAATGTATAATTAAACTTTTATGTAAAGTTAATGCTAATAATTGCTACTAACCTTTAATCAGCAAACAATTCTACCTTCGTCCATGTTATTTGGTGGTTTTGCTTTTTGACACACTTAAGAAAACATTTACTAGtagtttaatttcttttttaatattatttcggggctatttttattcattgtaATCGATCTTTTACATTTCTTTATTATGGTACGTGTTCATTGTCTTTTCACAAATTCGAACCATCATAATCTCGTTTTTCTTGTCTTATCCATCATGTACGAAAACCACTTCCATCTTATCctacatatatttatttctacCTAGTTTTATCTAACCTAGTATGTCTGTCCACACATCCATTATAAcatcttcattttttataatttttatctttcgCACATACATTTTCTTGACCAATCAACTCCGTACTCATTCAATACATAGCTTGTTTGATCGCCACTTTATATAACTTGCATCTATAGTTTAATGGTGCAATTTATCACACAATCCATCGAATAGAAACTTCCATTTTCTTCACTCTACTCTAATACAATGTGCAATATCCTTACGTATCAACTCATACTTCTACATGACATTCTATGTATATTATACGTATTAACTTACATTTTTATATGACATTTTATGTGtattatacttatttttaattactgTATTGAAGTGGTTTACTCTGTTGACTATTATTAGCCCTCAAACGTTGTATGGTCCCACAAACCAGGTGGGCAACACAAAAAGAAAAGGTTTTTAATTCCACCTTAGAACGTGCCAATCATAACGGTAACCATAATTGATGCGAATAATTAATTGATCAAACGGTCCTTAGTGTTTCGCAACTCTTCATCTGTTCGATCATCTAACTATACACGTGTACACTCCTGATTTCTTTGCACCGAAACAAAAGACGTgaacattttcattttcatttgttttcaCTTCCCTCCTATATATACTCCATTCCCTGTGGCGGTGTTCTTCGTCTCTACAACTCTTCTTCTACAAAAATACATacactttctctctctacaaaaaaaacaaaaatcacaatATACAGAAAagttctagagagagaaagagaagacaATGGCTTACTCGAAGATTATCGTTGTTGCTTTCATGTTCGCTTTGGTCGCCGGATCTGCTTTTGCTCAAGCTCCGGGAGCTTCTCCGGTAGCTTCACCAAAACCGTCTCCGGTACCGGTAGCAAAACCTCCAACTCCTGTTGTTACCCCAGTATCTGCTCCTTCCGTATCTCCTGCTGCAAGTTCCCCTTCTGATTCTCCAGTTTCATCTCCACCAGCTCCACCAACCGTTGAGACTCCGGCTTCTGCTCCTACCGCCGGCGGTGCTCTTGCTCCGTCCATCGGTGCTACACCAAGCGGTTCTCCAACTTCCTCTCCAAATGCTGCATCCTTGAACAGAGTCGCTGTTGCTGGATCTGCCGTCGTAGCCATCTTCGCTGCGTCTTTGCTGTTTTAGATCTGAGGAGATATTTGCATTTGGATTTGCTGGAGAGAGAGATGTTTATGATTTTaggatttttatatttttagttcatCTTACTCGTTGATGTTTATTATTCGTTTtgctactttttcttttacctttgGGTGATGGTGACGATTACGTACATgctattgatttgatttttacttatggttattgtttattaattatcatcaccattgttattactattattacgcCTATTATAAATTCTTCGTTTATTTATgatgtttaattaaatttattcaatttgattgaagaaaaaaaaaagcattagAAATTGCTAGGTAGACACGTGTTTTGACAGCTGCAACTTATTTTGGTTATAGTGCGGCATGTGGTTCTGGAGGCCGGAATCACGTTATACATACCTAGGAGTAAGTAAAGCTAAGTTGTTTATTGATATGATGATTTCCATTTTGTTTGGTATCTGACAAAAATGACAGACCATCAAGTACGGCGGATGAGACATTACTGGTCCCtccaactttataattatttcagattttaagatttttttccCATTAAAACTAAACATTTTGCATTAGTAGTGTAAAGATAATACTGAAATTAAAGTATTAGTAacataagtaattaaataataaacagTGAAGTACTACCATGTGTGTTTTGTATGTTCAAATTTCctatattttgattgatttcCGTTGCATCAATTAATTAGTGAATGGTAATTACACGTTTAGTTGTAATTTGAGACGTGAAAATATCAAATACTTAGTGTGTGTTGTGTATGAAAGTCTATGAACAGagttggaaaatattttttattaaaaacaacTTGTTTACCCTAGGGATAAGTACCAGAAAACTAGAAAGTAACAAATGTTTATCTCAAACTCCATAGATAAATActagtaacattttaatttgttgcaaacaaacTGTTCTTTATTTGATTGGTAGTTTAAAAttgggaaattttttaaaatgttaatatttaatAGGAATCATTGCTAACACAAAATGTCaaagttttagtttatttaaatttttattatttattttaatttaaagaatataattattaattaacaaaaaggagaaatttaGGGGAGAGAATTTTCTTTAGAAAGGAACAATTGCTTAAAAGTCTCATCagttataaaaattcaaaataaatacaaatttaaaaaattaaacacaaaagAACTCATCTCACTTGTTCATCAAATTTCTAGTatcgatttttaaattttcattgatGATACTCAATTTCTGTTGAAATGAATTCAATTAAATCGcgttttttaaatttgtattttctaGAACCTCAACTGATTGtagttttttaattatgtatgtTATTCTTTTTGTAGAATCATGTATCTTTCTTTAACTGTATTCATATGTAATGATTAGATTATATTGGAATacaatttgtaaaatttttggGGACAATAAATACTTCACATCAGttgaaatacaaaattgattttgttgataTATCATTATGATGAACACACAAAAATACAAACTTTTTTGAATACAATGTGAGAGTTAAATACAAAATGATCACAATAAAATACTCACCACCATAcgatattcaattttaatttgaattgtaaagtgaacacataaaatataaaagttgttGGTATACAATTATGaggaaaatataataaaaagaattacaaacttgTTATCATTGAAAATTaagattgaaatacaaaatgagcATAATAAATATGCACTTCAATCGAAATACAAATGTGACTTATACCTTTGTGatgaatacaaaattaaaaaaaatagaacttttttgtatacaaagtgatattgaaatacaaaataaacaaattaaaatataaaattatcgtaaTTTGTGTTTTAAGTAGAAAAttgtgatatttgaaaaataaaacattattgaTTAAGTTGGATACCTCTAGTAATTCTCTTAGATTCAGTCATTGAAGAGTGATTTGAAGTTTATCAAACTCAAAACGTGATTTCAACTACAaacaacaatttatacaatttaaataaaaataaaattataaaataaatatcaaaaacggataaagactcatattttaataaaaggtATTGCGTGAATatctttatgaaaaaaaaaagaagagagacaAATTTTGAAATGAAGTAGAATTGGAATACGAAAATATGAGAGAGAGATATAGCAACAATAGTATTTTCGTATGCCATATAATGCCGTATTTGATGGGACTAAAATTCATTTTTCCTTGTTTATGTACATCTTCAATGGGCCTTCATTTTGACTAAGAGACACAATGTTTGGGCTTGGATTTTACTAGGCATGTTATATCTCTTGATACATTGTGGCTTGGATATTGGATCAATTTAATACAATCTTGGGCTTAGAAGTTAGAACTATGACGTGGACTTAATTTATGGTGGCTTAATTTGATTAGATCATGTAAAAATGTGTTGACGGACCATCAAAAATCATAATCATGCATCAAATACtcccttcttttcatattatacTAAACTAATCTTACTAATGATATTTAGACTActattacaaattttatatagttatttaaCACTAaagtaaaatgagaaaatataattagatttttttattatcgCTTTGTTGTGTTTGAATTGT
This genomic window contains:
- the LOC101265917 gene encoding classical arabinogalactan protein 5 — its product is MAYSKIIVVAFMFALVAGSAFAQAPGASPVASPKPSPVPVAKPPTPVVTPVSAPSVSPAASSPSDSPVSSPPAPPTVETPASAPTAGGALAPSIGATPSGSPTSSPNAASLNRVAVAGSAVVAIFAASLLF